A window of Hevea brasiliensis isolate MT/VB/25A 57/8 chromosome 14, ASM3005281v1, whole genome shotgun sequence contains these coding sequences:
- the LOC110650106 gene encoding caffeoylshikimate esterase, giving the protein MEKDTGNIRYDEEFILNSRGLKLFTCRWIPVNQEPVALIFICHGYAMECSISMNSTAHRLAKEGFAIYGIDYEGHGKSAGLQGYVDNMDNIIDDCTSHFTSICEKEENRGKMRYLLGESMGGAVALLLHRKKPEFWDGAVLVAPMCKIAEDLKPHPVVINVLSKLSNYIPTWRIIPSKDIIDLAFKVPEVRQEE; this is encoded by the exons ATG GAAAAAGATACAGGAAACATCAGATATGATGAG GAGTTCATCTTGAATTCAAGAGGATTGAAGCTATTCACATGCAGATGGATTCCTGTGAATCAAGAGCCAGTAGCTTTGATCTTTATCTGCCATGGCTATGCCATGGAGTGCAGCATCTCTATGAACA GCACTGCACATCGTCTTGCAAAGGAAGGATTTGCAATTTATGGAATAGATTATGAAGGGCATGGAAAATCTGCAGGATTGCAGGGCTATGTGGATAATATGGATAATATTATTGATGATTGCACTAGTCATTTTACAAGCATATGTG AGAAGGAAGAGAACAGAGGGAAGATGAGATATTTGCTTGGAGAGTCCATGGGAGGAGCAGTGGCTCTGCTTTTGCATAGGAAAAAGCCTGAGTTTTGGGATGGTGCAGTGTTGGTGGCACCCATGTGTAAG ATAGCCGAAGATTTGAAGCCACATCCAGTGGTAATCAATGTTCTCTCAAAGCTTAGCAATTACATTCCAACTTGGAGAATAATCCCTTCTAAGGATATTATTGATCTTGCATTCAAAGTACCTGAAGTAAGACAAGAGGAATAG